A portion of the Bacteroidales bacterium genome contains these proteins:
- a CDS encoding OsmC family protein, with amino-acid sequence MEKVTIHADWQNGMMFETELNGHKLIMDAAENVGGTNQGPRPKPLMLAALAGCTGMDVVSILNKMRVEVTKFRVWVEAQQTEEHPKHYAEIKLIYEFTGKDLPLDKLEKAVSLSEEHYCGVNAVYKKAMKVTYEIRVNKD; translated from the coding sequence ATGGAAAAAGTTACAATACATGCCGATTGGCAAAACGGAATGATGTTTGAGACTGAATTAAATGGTCATAAACTAATAATGGATGCAGCCGAAAATGTAGGTGGAACCAACCAAGGCCCACGTCCAAAACCACTGATGCTTGCAGCACTTGCAGGTTGCACTGGAATGGATGTTGTATCAATCCTAAATAAGATGAGGGTGGAAGTTACAAAGTTTAGGGTCTGGGTGGAAGCACAACAAACTGAAGAGCACCCCAAACATTATGCTGAAATAAAGCTAATCTATGAGTTTACGGGTAAAGATTTACCATTGGATAAATTAGAGAAGGCCGTTAGCCTTTCAGAAGAGCATTACTGCGGAGTAAACGCAGTTTATAAAAAAGCTATGAAGGTTACCTATGAAATAAGAGTGAATAAAGACTAA